In the genome of Xanthomonas hortorum pv. pelargonii, the window CCGGCGTGCCGATCGGCATCGTCAACAGCACCTGGGGCGGCAGTGCGATCGAGGCGTGGATGGATGCGGCCTCGCTGGGCTTGAACGCCGAGCAGAATCAGGGCGCGATCGCGGCGATCAAGCAACGCGATGCCGCCGCGCAGGCCGCCACCGGCAAGCGCATCGCGCGCTGGCCCAAGGTGGACGGCGACACGCCGCAGTGGCGCGAACCGACGTACGACGACAGCGACTGGGACAGCATCCCGACCACCCAGCAATGGGAACTCAGCGGCTATGACGGCATGGATGGCATCGCTTGGTACCGCACCACGGTTACTTTGAGCGCTGCCGAGGCCAAGGCCGGTATTGCGCTGGGCGTGGGTCAGATCGATGACTCCGATATCACCTATGTCAACGGCGCCAAGGTTGGTGAGACCACCAAGCAGTGGAACCTGCCGCGCGTCTACACCGTGCCGCCTTCTGCACTGCATGCAGGCGTCAACCACATCGCCGTGCGGGTGGAAGATCTCAGCGGTGGCGGCGGCATGCATGGCCCGGACGAGCAGCGCTTTGTGCAGACCACCGCCGGCGCCATGCGCGCCTTGAGCGGCTGGAAGTTCCGCCCCGCCGCCGTGCGCGTGTCGCTGGCCGACAACAAGAATCAGCTGCCCACGCTGCTGTACAACCAGATGATCCATCCGCTGCAGCCGTTCCCGCTCAAGGGCGTGATCTGGTACCAGGGCGAAACCAATGCCAGCGACACCGGCGCGGTGAAATATCGCGAGCAGTTCGCGGCGATGATCCAGCGATGGCGCGCCGAACGCGGTGCGAAACAGCTGCCGTTTCTGTGGGTGCAGCTGGCCAACTTCAAGGCCGGTGGCGACAAGGGCGAGTTGAGCCCGTGGGCGCTGTTGCGCGAGTCGCAATCCAAGACGCTGGCGCTGCCATCAACCGGGCAGGCGGTGATCATCGATATCGGCAACCCCACCGATATCCATCCCACCAACAAGCGCGATGTCGGCCATCGTCTGGCGCTTGCGGCGCGGCATGTGGCTTATGGCGAAACGCTGGTGTACAGCGCGCCGGTGTTCAAGCGCGCAAGCTTCGCCGATGGCCAGGCAGTGCTGAGTTTCGATCTGCAAGGCAGTGCGTTGCAGGTGCGTGGCGGTGGCCAAGTGCAAGGCTTCCGGGTTGCCGGCGCCGACAAGCAGTTCCATCCGGCCACTGCGCAACTCGATGGCGATCGCGTGATCGTCCGCAGCGACGAGGTGTCTGCGCCGGTCGCCGTGCGCTACGGCTGGAGCGAAAATCCGGACGACGCCAACCTGGTCAATCGCGAACACCTTCCCGTTTCCCCCTTCCGCACCGATACCTGGTGACACGGAGTCTTATGTCCATGCATTCCCCCGTTGCACGTGTGATCGCTCCTTCCACTGCACGCCGTTGCCTGCGTCCGCTGCTGCTGTCCGCGCTGGCGCTGGCCTTGGCTGCGTGCCAATCCGGTGAGCAAAGTGACGCCGCCAAACCTGCTGCAGTTGCACCCGCTGCGAGCCCCGCAGCGACCACCCCTGCCACTGCGGCGGCGCCGGCTGCGCAGACACCGATGCCGCAGTTCGT includes:
- a CDS encoding sialate O-acetylesterase, which produces MTASLIARGRLLGLLLISPAALAQPTLPLLFADGAVLQRDQPMPVWGWASPNATITVGFDGKRATAKADAKGQWKVSLPAHTAGGPYVLSVQGDGGELQVRDVLVGDVWLASGQSNMEWPLAQASDGAQAVAAANDPQLRHFKVPKSWSVQPEAHLTGGDWKAATPENAGEFSAVGYFFAKELRASTGVPIGIVNSTWGGSAIEAWMDAASLGLNAEQNQGAIAAIKQRDAAAQAATGKRIARWPKVDGDTPQWREPTYDDSDWDSIPTTQQWELSGYDGMDGIAWYRTTVTLSAAEAKAGIALGVGQIDDSDITYVNGAKVGETTKQWNLPRVYTVPPSALHAGVNHIAVRVEDLSGGGGMHGPDEQRFVQTTAGAMRALSGWKFRPAAVRVSLADNKNQLPTLLYNQMIHPLQPFPLKGVIWYQGETNASDTGAVKYREQFAAMIQRWRAERGAKQLPFLWVQLANFKAGGDKGELSPWALLRESQSKTLALPSTGQAVIIDIGNPTDIHPTNKRDVGHRLALAARHVAYGETLVYSAPVFKRASFADGQAVLSFDLQGSALQVRGGGQVQGFRVAGADKQFHPATAQLDGDRVIVRSDEVSAPVAVRYGWSENPDDANLVNREHLPVSPFRTDTW